The following are from one region of the Bradyrhizobium septentrionale genome:
- a CDS encoding ISAs1 family transposase has product MCLETCFGSVPDPRAGNATHRLGDLIVMMVAASLCGAATATEFALFAETRRAVLSRLIDYDVAPSHDTFSRLLRLLDPRAFEQAFASFAAGFARALGESSGTTVATPDEVVALDGKALRRAYEQGQQAYPPLTVSAFATQTRLCLAAASPTAAENEIEAALKVIALIDLTDKIVTADALHCHRRMAEAVVEQNADYVLALKGNRGHWHKEAESLLARAPSPPVVEQTERGHGRDEWRKAEVVPVETALMPGHAAIIRITSRRDRSEPLTRLFMTSRVFSPQQALDITRAHWQVENGLHWMLDVHLAEDMNRARKDHAPANIAILKRIAKNILQMTDPPKVPISHRIKKCAWNDDYLLKALAHMR; this is encoded by the coding sequence ATCTGCCTGGAAACCTGTTTTGGATCGGTTCCCGACCCCCGAGCCGGAAACGCGACGCATCGGTTGGGCGACCTGATCGTGATGATGGTCGCCGCGAGCCTGTGCGGGGCCGCGACAGCAACCGAATTTGCGTTGTTCGCGGAGACCCGCAGGGCTGTGCTGTCTCGCCTGATCGATTACGACGTGGCCCCCAGCCACGATACTTTCTCGCGGCTTTTGCGGCTGCTGGATCCGCGGGCGTTCGAGCAGGCTTTTGCGTCGTTTGCCGCGGGTTTTGCCCGGGCGCTCGGCGAATCCAGCGGCACGACTGTGGCCACGCCAGACGAGGTGGTCGCGCTCGACGGCAAGGCCTTGCGGCGCGCCTATGAACAAGGCCAGCAGGCCTATCCGCCGCTGACGGTCTCGGCCTTCGCCACGCAAACCCGGCTTTGCCTTGCGGCCGCGTCGCCGACGGCGGCCGAGAACGAGATTGAGGCCGCCCTGAAGGTGATCGCGCTGATTGATCTGACTGACAAGATCGTCACGGCCGACGCGCTGCATTGCCATCGCCGGATGGCCGAGGCGGTCGTCGAACAGAATGCGGACTATGTGCTGGCGCTGAAAGGCAACCGTGGTCACTGGCACAAGGAAGCCGAGAGCCTGCTGGCACGAGCGCCCTCGCCACCGGTTGTCGAGCAGACGGAACGCGGTCATGGCCGCGACGAATGGCGGAAAGCTGAGGTGGTGCCGGTCGAGACCGCGCTGATGCCCGGCCATGCCGCCATCATCCGGATCACTTCCCGGCGTGATCGGTCCGAGCCGCTGACGCGCTTGTTCATGACCTCGCGCGTGTTCTCGCCGCAGCAGGCCCTCGACATCACGCGAGCCCATTGGCAGGTCGAGAACGGCCTGCACTGGATGCTTGATGTTCATCTCGCCGAGGATATGAACCGAGCTCGCAAGGACCACGCACCTGCCAACATCGCCATCCTCAAGCGAATCGCAAAAAATATCCTGCAGATGACCGACCCGCCGAAGGTCCCTATCAGCCACCGCATCAAAAAATGCGCATGGAACGACGACTACCTCCTCAAAGCCCTGGCCCATATGCGATAG